A genome region from Marinifilum sp. JC120 includes the following:
- a CDS encoding DUF3365 domain-containing protein, which yields MKYYHKLLLFGLLLAVIWTMSIYFFHHRMVQAQKDNIYNSALKEAEVAFEKDLTYRRWVAGLGGLYAEISSRIPPNKYLDVPKRDLTTVEGKKMTMINPAYMMRMVYGMMNNEAGLQGHITSLNPIRPDNIPFDWERKILKSFKNNPKDFHALATDNGKPVLHFMRPLIAEKACLKCHALQGYKEGDIRGGVSVIVPMQGYQQTLNAFIIETNFSFLTIWIAGIVFIAGGFFILGRYEQARSHAEEELGKTKNYLANIINSMPSVLVGVDPDGNVTHWNMEAEKLSSLSSHEAIGLPLAEALPKMQDELDNILAAMKKRAIATDSMQTRINGGITRYDDITIYPLIANGVQGAVIRIDDVTERIYLEQMMIQSEKMMSVGGLAAGMAHEINNPLAGILGHAQNMQKRLLSDMEKNKSVAAECGISLEKLHQYLEKRQIPKMVDGIMDSGKRAAKIVSNMLNFSRKSDSDCRHHHLPELLDKTIELAANDYNLKKQYDFRKIEIIRQYDSDVPPVYCAGTEIQQVFLNLLKNGAEAMTEKEYGQESPSFICRIRMENNMAIVEIKDNGPGISIEPKSRIFDPFYTTKAVGQGTGLGLSVSYFIINDQHHGSLEVDSAVNQWTQFTIKLPLT from the coding sequence TTGAAATACTACCATAAACTACTTCTTTTCGGCCTGCTTCTGGCTGTGATCTGGACCATGTCCATATATTTCTTTCACCACAGAATGGTTCAGGCTCAGAAAGACAATATTTACAATTCAGCCTTGAAAGAGGCAGAGGTGGCCTTTGAGAAAGATCTGACCTACCGTCGCTGGGTTGCCGGTCTGGGGGGGCTATACGCAGAAATATCTTCCAGAATTCCACCCAATAAATACCTTGATGTGCCTAAACGAGACCTGACCACCGTTGAAGGCAAGAAAATGACCATGATAAATCCGGCTTACATGATGCGCATGGTCTACGGTATGATGAACAATGAAGCAGGACTTCAAGGACACATCACCAGCCTGAATCCCATCCGCCCAGACAACATTCCTTTTGACTGGGAAAGAAAAATTTTGAAATCATTCAAAAACAATCCCAAGGATTTCCACGCTCTCGCAACGGATAATGGAAAGCCGGTGCTTCACTTCATGCGCCCGTTGATCGCAGAAAAAGCCTGCCTCAAATGCCATGCCCTGCAAGGATACAAAGAAGGTGATATCAGAGGCGGAGTCAGTGTAATTGTGCCCATGCAAGGCTATCAGCAAACTCTGAATGCATTCATTATTGAAACAAATTTCTCATTTCTGACCATATGGATTGCAGGAATCGTATTCATTGCCGGAGGTTTCTTCATACTCGGCCGATATGAACAGGCCCGCAGTCATGCCGAAGAGGAACTGGGTAAAACCAAAAACTATCTGGCAAATATCATCAACTCAATGCCGTCGGTACTTGTAGGAGTTGACCCGGACGGTAATGTCACCCACTGGAACATGGAAGCAGAGAAATTGAGCAGCCTCAGCTCCCATGAGGCTATAGGCCTCCCGCTGGCTGAAGCGTTACCTAAAATGCAGGATGAACTGGACAATATTCTTGCGGCCATGAAGAAAAGGGCCATCGCAACGGACTCCATGCAGACCAGAATAAATGGCGGCATAACCCGCTACGACGACATCACCATTTACCCGCTGATCGCCAATGGCGTGCAAGGCGCGGTTATCCGCATCGATGATGTGACGGAACGAATCTATCTTGAGCAAATGATGATTCAGTCAGAAAAAATGATGTCTGTGGGAGGGCTTGCTGCAGGCATGGCTCATGAGATTAACAATCCTCTGGCAGGGATTCTCGGACATGCCCAGAACATGCAGAAGCGACTTTTAAGCGATATGGAAAAAAATAAATCCGTTGCCGCGGAATGTGGCATCTCGCTGGAAAAACTGCATCAATATCTTGAAAAACGGCAGATTCCCAAAATGGTTGACGGCATTATGGACTCGGGGAAACGCGCTGCAAAGATTGTTTCCAACATGCTTAATTTCAGCCGTAAAAGCGATAGTGATTGTAGACACCATCATCTTCCTGAGCTTCTAGATAAAACAATTGAACTGGCAGCCAATGACTATAACCTGAAGAAACAATATGATTTCAGGAAAATAGAAATTATCCGCCAATATGACAGTGACGTTCCGCCTGTATATTGCGCTGGAACAGAAATCCAACAGGTTTTCCTGAACCTGCTTAAAAACGGTGCTGAAGCAATGACCGAAAAAGAATATGGACAAGAGAGCCCAAGTTTCATCTGTCGTATTCGCATGGAAAACAACATGGCAATCGTTGAAATAAAAGATAACGGCCCCGGAATTTCCATTGAACCCAAGAGCAGGATATTCGATCCATTCTACACCACAAAAGCGGTGGGGCAAGGCACCGGACTAGGTCTTTCCGTGTCATATTTCATTATTAACGATCAGCACCACGGAAGCTTAGAAGTTGATTCCGCTGTAAATCAATGGACCCAGTTCACCATTAAGCTTCCACTCACATAA
- a CDS encoding DUF389 domain-containing protein, which produces MGLIFNRKNKVKTPLLFVSDVRREFLITEITRNSVPRGMYYLLMGVAVFIASIGLTADSPAVVIGAMLVSPLMTPIFGLSLGLVRGEVDLIRDSVFSVTAGILIGILGGMLIGSLPIFFELTHEIISRTKPNLLDLGVAAFAGIAGTVALIDERVSPVMPGIAIATALVPPLCASGLCIALQQYSDGWGAFLLFFANFLVILSVASALFIITGFIPHSEDEPLPRLIKHFSISTIGLIIVAGLLTKSLVEVALSRQINNSLRTVATQAITSIPNTTIGKITHEIHEGTVNGFVTLKGPFSLKAEAIKKMEKSAAITLHKPVKIIVRTSITQSISSSPQSTTDLLNAHAKKQHIKLKKSALIMEQAELLLRSVMSEYPWYTLSGINYTKLKSGPGLIIEISGPERPMPESVEKLESMLRKNTGAKDLSLIIRYYKSYDITRNGRNLFGVHYSGKESPQAKKIEQETAKLINEIRNIFPIHVEAQEMKNGWKIMADVTGARLVQSKEIKKIEKKLAAKFSASVKLYVYSKTEGIIEGDGIKPLEFFNTTHQIKRLEMK; this is translated from the coding sequence ATGGGACTGATATTCAACCGGAAAAACAAAGTGAAAACACCGTTGTTATTTGTCAGCGATGTTCGCCGTGAATTTTTAATCACGGAAATTACCCGCAATTCAGTCCCTCGCGGAATGTATTACCTGCTCATGGGCGTGGCTGTTTTTATCGCCTCCATCGGCCTGACTGCGGACAGCCCGGCTGTGGTTATCGGGGCCATGCTGGTTTCACCGTTGATGACCCCTATTTTCGGACTTTCCCTTGGACTGGTGCGAGGAGAAGTGGACCTCATCCGCGATTCCGTATTCTCAGTCACTGCCGGAATTTTAATCGGAATACTGGGAGGAATGCTGATCGGCAGCCTTCCCATTTTCTTTGAACTGACCCATGAAATTATTTCCCGCACCAAGCCCAATCTGCTGGATCTAGGCGTTGCAGCCTTTGCCGGGATAGCCGGAACAGTCGCCCTCATTGATGAACGGGTCAGTCCGGTCATGCCCGGAATCGCCATTGCCACAGCCCTTGTACCTCCGCTTTGTGCCAGCGGATTATGTATCGCCCTGCAACAATACTCCGACGGCTGGGGAGCTTTTTTACTCTTCTTTGCCAACTTTTTGGTCATTCTTTCGGTTGCCAGTGCTCTATTCATCATTACCGGGTTTATCCCCCATTCAGAAGATGAACCTTTGCCACGGTTAATAAAGCATTTTTCCATAAGCACCATTGGACTGATAATTGTTGCTGGCCTATTGACCAAATCCCTAGTTGAAGTCGCCCTTTCACGCCAAATAAATAATAGCCTGCGCACTGTGGCAACTCAGGCCATCACCTCCATTCCCAACACCACCATTGGAAAAATCACCCACGAAATCCATGAAGGTACGGTTAACGGTTTCGTTACCCTTAAGGGACCGTTTTCACTTAAGGCAGAAGCCATAAAAAAAATGGAAAAGAGTGCGGCAATAACTCTGCACAAGCCAGTGAAAATAATCGTCCGTACCAGTATCACCCAAAGCATTTCGTCATCCCCGCAATCAACAACGGACCTACTCAACGCACATGCAAAAAAACAACATATCAAGTTAAAGAAAAGCGCATTAATCATGGAACAGGCGGAACTTCTACTCCGAAGTGTGATGTCTGAATATCCATGGTACACCCTCTCGGGGATTAACTACACTAAACTAAAAAGTGGTCCGGGCCTGATCATAGAGATCAGTGGTCCCGAACGGCCCATGCCGGAATCAGTTGAGAAGCTGGAAAGCATGCTTCGCAAGAACACCGGGGCCAAAGATCTGTCCCTGATCATCCGCTACTATAAAAGCTACGACATAACTCGCAACGGCAGGAATCTTTTCGGGGTCCATTACTCAGGAAAAGAATCCCCGCAGGCCAAAAAGATTGAGCAGGAAACAGCAAAACTCATAAATGAAATCAGAAATATTTTCCCCATACATGTAGAAGCTCAGGAGATGAAGAACGGCTGGAAAATCATGGCAGACGTGACCGGGGCAAGGCTGGTTCAAAGTAAAGAGATAAAAAAAATCGAAAAGAAACTTGCCGCTAAGTTTTCAGCTTCGGTCAAACTTTACGTGTACTCGAAAACAGAAGGTATTATTGAAGGAGACGGCATCAAACCTCTGGAATTCTTCAATACCACCCACCAGATAAAGCGGCTTGAAATGAAATAG